In Quercus robur chromosome 11, dhQueRobu3.1, whole genome shotgun sequence, the following proteins share a genomic window:
- the LOC126705757 gene encoding cysteine-rich and transmembrane domain-containing protein WIH2-like, whose translation MSYYNQQQPPVGVPPPQGYPSEGYPKDAYPPPGYPPQGYPPQQGYPQQGYPPPPAYAPQYQQPPPQQQSSGVGCMEGCLAALCCCCLLDACF comes from the exons ATGAGTTATTACAATCAGCAACAACCCCCTGTTGGTGTTCCTCCCCCACAAG GTTATCCATCTGAGGGATATCCCAAGGACGCTTATCCACCACCGGGATATCCACCACAGGGATATCCACCACAACAGGGATATCCCCAACAAGGATATCCTCCACCTCCAGCCTATGCTCCTCAGTATCAACAGCCTCCTCCTCAACAACAGAGTAGCGGTGTTGGCTGCATGGAAGGCTG TTTGGCTGCTTTGTGCTGTTGCTGTCTCTTGGATGCCTGCTTCTGA